The sequence ACGGGTAGACGAAACCAAGTGAATGTATCAAGTGGAGTTGTTGAGACTCAAATTAATGATGCATTAAGACAAGAGTTTCCTTTTGCAGTTTACTCGATTGACAAAGTGTTGTTACCTAGTAATGATATCCATGCACCAACGAGATCTTCTTCGACACCAGCGGGGAAGCCAGTGAAGCGGTCGAGTGCTCCTGCACCCGTGAGTTCTTTTTTGGCACCAACGGGGAAGCCTGCGAAGGGGCCGAGTGCTCTGGCACCCGAGAGTTCTTATCCGATACCAACAGAGAAGCCTGAGAAGGGGGCGAGTGGCCCGACACCCATGAGTTCTTCTTCAACACCAGCAGGGAAGCCTGCAAAAGGGCCGAGTGCTCCTGCGGAGTCACCGACGAATAATGGAGGTGGAAAGAGGATGGATATGGGAGTAGGTTTTGTTGGAAATGTCGTGTTGTTTTGTATGGCGTTTTTGTAATTATGAGGATCTTTAACTTTTTTATGGAAAAATAACAAAAACTTTTATAAGCTGAAATGTATTCGAAAAGAAAACGTCTTTAACAAGGGATACAATAAATGACCCGATAAAGTTCGTACCTTGAAAGCGACGTACTAATGAATTATCTATACCGAACCTCATTTACAAAGACACATAACCAAAAAACAACCCAAAAAAGGGTAGTGAACCAAACTAAAGTAAGCGTAAAAGAAACTAACCGCCAAAGCACATAACTCGATCTAAGACAATACATAAAACACAAACAAGCAACTAAACTAAGGTTCAACATTTTTCAACTTATCATCTAAAATTTCCTGACGTATAATTTTTACTGGATCGGTTTCAATCTTGAAGGTTGAAGGAAAGACTGATATTTGTTTTGGCGCCTTAATCATCTAATGTAATTTTGATGTAATTATTGAGATTTATGTGAATCGTATATAATAAGAAGGATAAAGGAATTTTGTGATAGAGATATGCatgaatgattatgatatgatttggTTGAATATTTTTTGTTACTACTTGAAACTCCTAAgagtgtatttttgtatttattttatgttttaaaaggagTATAAAGAATTGTATTTTGCATTAATAGATGAAGGTTTTATTTTTTAAGgtttattttgattatattttataataattgaATAAATTAAATCATATTAAATCATAACACAAAAATAATGTACAAAAATACTACTCGTTAATACTACATCCGTCCCAGTTCAATTGTCCTGTTTTGACTTTAGTGGTCTTTTATTTTCAACTTTACTTTTAAACTATTTTTTGTGTTGTATATTACTTGATAATGATTATACCGGTAAAAATATATTCAAAATCCAATCCATTGATATAAATtttaagggggatgattctcacacacacttttttgatcctcacacaccaattgagtattattagaagagtaaaaggttaaaataggtgtgtgaggatcaaaaaagtgtgtgtgagaatcatccccctaaatTTTATTGAATGATAAGTATattatattaacaaaaatatttaaGGTCAAAGTAGGAAAGAAAAGACATTCTTAGGCTAAACAGGACAATTGAACCGGAACGGAGAGAGTAATAAAGTAATAGTTTTGTTTTCTTTAAATAAAGTATATTTGTGTAGACTTGAACCCTGCTGTCATATCATAAATAAGTAGATTACTATAGTTTTGTTTTCGGAGGAGTGATTCTTTTCTACAATCACTTTAAAGGTTCCACTTATTCCTTAGACAAAACTAGTTATGGAGgcttcgcttcgcgccgggggctccgttttgaatgcgagtaaaaaaaaaaaagtcttgatatattttgtaaaaaagaattttttttcgacatctaacattgaaggattgttctttttgtgaaagttgcttcttttatcgttgaggaagaaaagagaaaacaaaaagttagttatttttttgtaaaaattttttttttgacatcttttggtaacgttaaagggttggttcttttacgaaagttgcttattttatcgttggggacaaaaaaaaagagaaaaaattgtaaaaaggaatgttttttgacatcttttagtaggcattgaagggttgttcattttataAAGGGTATTGATATGTACACAACTATTTTTTACATGTACACAACCAAATATGCTTTactgtgttgtacagtacaacattcAAAGCAatttggttgtgtacatatcaaaatttggttgtgtacatatcatcactcatttataaaagttgcatcttttatcgttgaggaagaaaagatatggaaaaaaaagttagttgatttttttgtaaaaaagtatttttttcgacatcttttggtaacattgaagggtttgttcttttacgaaagttgctcaTTTTATCGTTGG comes from Rutidosis leptorrhynchoides isolate AG116_Rl617_1_P2 chromosome 4, CSIRO_AGI_Rlap_v1, whole genome shotgun sequence and encodes:
- the LOC139844993 gene encoding fasciclin-like arabinogalactan protein 9 — translated: MASHFIIFLTLSNLLFILPSTLAKPAPAGPINVTDILVKGEQYTTFLRLLNQTRVLDQLVNQLNNSYEGMTLLAPTDDAFLNLPRGTINGLNEEEQVKLVLFHVLPTYYSLDDLDTISNPVRTQAASSHGSLGLNFTGRRNQVNVSSGVVETQINDALRQEFPFAVYSIDKVLLPSNDIHAPTRSSSTPAGKPVKRSSAPAPVSSFLAPTGKPAKGPSALAPESSYPIPTEKPEKGASGPTPMSSSSTPAGKPAKGPSAPAESPTNNGGGKRMDMGVGFVGNVVLFCMAFL